The Achromobacter deleyi genome has a window encoding:
- a CDS encoding FGGY family carbohydrate kinase: protein MKADIFLGIDMGSTGLKAVAFEAGTGATLAASGGALPYAHLPGGGCELSADAIEAALMQALRGVAEQLGPRVADIRALCCTGHGAGLYALDGQGRLLEGRAVASTDQRASGRARALAARWGDALYQEVGCRPWAGQSSLLAAQLFDGDTGGHRVIRRLLFAKDYLSFLLCGEIATDASDASTAGLLSLQSGEWSALAFEAAGLSDLMIRALPPLVPAGTVIGRLLPARAAACGLPAGLPVAMGAIDLLASLSAVGAVKSGHAVAVFGTWCVNAVVAPAREPKPEVGAIVRHGPPGERLYLENSPSSMANVAWLARTLQFADAAAVVDCAMSVPLGAEGLRFLPFINGGGVAAGAIAGFVGLKGHHGRAHMARAVVDAVAALHAWHLRRHAARGLGVPGRVAALGGGARDPRLVRLLAGFLGHAVERCGDDETGARGAAGHAALSQGLRADEALPVRCVTVEPEAGTGQAHAEFHAGFEALIGSMAPAFEHLSRPAR from the coding sequence ATGAAAGCCGACATATTCCTGGGTATCGACATGGGGTCCACCGGCCTGAAGGCAGTCGCCTTCGAGGCGGGGACGGGTGCCACGCTGGCCGCCTCGGGCGGCGCGCTGCCTTATGCGCATCTGCCGGGAGGCGGCTGCGAGCTGAGCGCGGATGCGATCGAGGCCGCGCTGATGCAGGCGCTGCGCGGGGTGGCCGAACAGCTGGGCCCGCGCGTGGCGGACATCCGGGCGCTGTGCTGCACGGGACACGGCGCGGGCCTGTATGCGCTGGACGGGCAGGGCCGCCTGCTGGAGGGGCGGGCCGTGGCGTCGACGGACCAGCGTGCGTCGGGCCGAGCGCGGGCCCTGGCCGCGCGCTGGGGCGACGCGCTGTATCAGGAGGTCGGCTGCCGGCCCTGGGCCGGCCAGTCCAGCCTGTTGGCGGCGCAATTGTTTGACGGCGATACCGGCGGGCATCGCGTCATCCGCCGGCTGCTGTTCGCCAAGGATTACCTGAGTTTCCTTTTATGCGGAGAGATCGCCACCGATGCCAGCGACGCCAGCACGGCGGGTCTGCTGTCGCTGCAATCGGGCGAGTGGTCGGCGCTGGCGTTCGAAGCGGCGGGCCTGTCAGACCTGATGATCCGCGCCTTGCCGCCCCTGGTGCCTGCCGGAACGGTGATCGGGCGTTTGCTGCCCGCGCGCGCCGCCGCTTGCGGGCTGCCGGCGGGGTTGCCGGTGGCGATGGGCGCGATTGATCTGCTGGCGTCGCTGTCGGCGGTGGGCGCCGTGAAAAGCGGGCATGCGGTGGCGGTGTTCGGGACCTGGTGCGTGAACGCCGTCGTGGCGCCGGCCAGGGAACCCAAGCCGGAGGTCGGCGCCATCGTGCGCCATGGCCCGCCAGGGGAACGGCTGTATCTGGAAAACAGCCCGTCTTCGATGGCCAACGTGGCGTGGCTGGCGCGCACGCTGCAATTCGCGGACGCGGCGGCGGTGGTCGATTGCGCGATGTCCGTGCCACTGGGCGCGGAAGGCCTGCGCTTTCTGCCCTTTATCAACGGCGGCGGCGTGGCGGCGGGGGCCATCGCCGGATTCGTGGGCCTGAAGGGGCATCATGGGCGCGCGCACATGGCGCGCGCCGTGGTCGATGCCGTCGCGGCCCTGCATGCCTGGCATCTGAGGCGCCACGCCGCGCGCGGCCTGGGCGTGCCGGGGCGCGTGGCTGCCTTGGGCGGCGGCGCGCGCGATCCGAGGCTGGTGCGGCTGCTGGCGGGGTTTCTGGGCCATGCGGTGGAACGCTGCGGCGACGACGAGACCGGCGCGCGCGGCGCGGCGGGCCATGCGGCGCTGTCCCAAGGGCTGCGCGCGGACGAGGCGCTGCCGGTGCGCTGCGTCACGGTGGAGCCGGAGGCCGGCACCGGACAGGCGCATGCCGAATTCCACGCGGGCTTTGAAGCGCTGATCGGCAGCATGGCGCCTGCGTTTGAACACCTGTCGAGGCCGGCGCGATGA